Proteins encoded together in one Triticum dicoccoides isolate Atlit2015 ecotype Zavitan chromosome 7B, WEW_v2.0, whole genome shotgun sequence window:
- the LOC119338749 gene encoding histone H2A-like, translating to MDASATGAGAKAKKGAAGRKAGGPRKKSVTRSVKAGLQFPVGRIGRYLKNGRYAKRVGTGAPVYLAAVLEYLAAELLELAGNAAKDNKKSRIVPRHLLLAVRNDQELGRLLAGVTIAHGGVLPNINPVLLPKRTAEKEPKEGKSPKKTAKSPKKADKKA from the coding sequence ATGGACGCCTCAGCCACCGGAGCCGGAGCGAAGGCGAAGAAGGGCGCGGCGGGGCGCAAGGCTGGCGGCCCCAGGAAGAAGTCGGTGACGCGGTCCGTCAAGGCCGGGCTCCAGTTCCCCGTCGGCCGCATCGGGCGCTACCTCAAGAATGGCCGGTACGCGAAGCGCGTAGGCACGGGCGCCCCCGTCTACCTCGCCGCCGTCCTCGAGTACCTGGCCGCCGAGCTGCTGGAGCTCGCCGGGAACGCCGCCAAGGACAACAAGAAGTCCCGCATCGTGCCCAGGCACCTGCTGCTGGCCGTGAGGAACGACCAGGAGCTCGGGAGGCTGCTGGCCGGCGTGACCATCGCGCACGGCGGCGTTCTGCCCAACATCAACCCGGTGCTGCTGCCCAAGAGGACGGCGGAGAAGGAGCCCAAGGAGGGCAAGTCGCCCAAGAAGACCGCCAAGTCCCCCaagaaggccgacaagaaggcTTAG